DNA sequence from the Mauremys mutica isolate MM-2020 ecotype Southern chromosome 9, ASM2049712v1, whole genome shotgun sequence genome:
actgcgctctccgaaggcaggtttaactcacagcgctctacatctgcaagtgtagccatgcctttAGAGACTAACTATTTGGGcgtaagttttcgtgggctaaaacccacttcattagatgcatgaaatggaaaatacagaggcagatataaatacacagcacatgaaaagatgggaattgCCTTATGAAAGGCGACCCAGgcagcttggcttgtttagcctaaccaaacaaaggctgaggagagagatgattggtctctataaatacatcagagggataaaaacCAGGGAGGGAGACGAGTTACTTAAGTTAAGCACCAGtgctgacacaagaacaaatggatataaaccagccatcaataagtttacgcatgaaattagacgaaggtttctaaccatcagaggaggagtgaagttctggaacagccttccaaggggaatagtAGGAGCTAAAAACCTAACTGTCTTtgagactgagcttgataagtttatggagggggatGGTGTGATGGGACTGTTTACAATAATGTGTGGCCCATCTGCAACTactagtagcaaaaatccccaatggccagagatgggacactagatgggaagggctctgaattactacagagaattctctcccaggtgtctggctgctggatCTTGCCCACATTCTCAGGGTCTAAGTGATCACTGTAtttagggttgggaaggaattcccCCCCAGCTTAGATTGGCAAAGACCCTGGTTTTTTCcccacctttctctgcagcatggggcagggtcacttgctggtttaaactagcaggtaaatggtggattctctgtaatgtgaagtctttaaatcttgatttgaggacttcagcaactcagccagaggttatgggtctattatagAAGTTGGTGGGCGAGATTCTGTGGTTTGCAttgcgcaggaggtcagactagatgatcacaatggtcctttctggccttaaagacTATGAGTCTTTGAGTAAAAGGTAAGGGcctcatcctgcaaacactaCTAAACACAGGCTGGGATTGTCAGGAGGGCTCAGCACACACAACTGGGGCCAGAGTGCTCTGCTCCTATTTAGAAATCAAAATTTGTGGCTAGAacttcagaagagctcagcatgtGCATGGTAGGTGATGAGCGCTTCTGAAAATCATGCTACAAACTTCTCAGTGGGAGCTCCTGGGTCcagagctcctttgaaaatttggtcccAACTGTGGGTTCTGAACTCTGGCCAGGAGCTTTTTAGAAAATTCTAGCTAGAGGGCTTACAAGTGTGAGCAGTTTCATTGACACCAAAATCATATCTTTATTCATTACACATTGTCATCAATTCCAGTCAGATTTTCAAGCACTATGATAAAGATTTTGCAAGATCAGGCTCTGATCTCTTAGAGAGAAGCAAAAGAGACATTAACTCCGATCCAGCTGTGACACCTTGTGGtcaatttaaaaattatattcaTAGCATTTGGTGCCCGGGTTAAAATTACATGGTTTAGTCTTAAATGATGGTGTTATCTGTGCCTcattttataacctgctgcatGAACAGTAATCCCTTTGCCTAAGAAAATGTTTCCCCAAAAAGGTACTCAGGAAGGGTGAAATTCATTACAGTAAAGAAGGCCTGCACAAGTACCTCTGCACCATTTAAGCCCTCAATGTTGGGCATCTATGGCACATAGAGATTTATGCAGGTGCATATGGGTGAATGTCACCCAAATTGGAGAACTTCTGGGGTAACTGCAGAGAGATATTTTTCCCATCATGTCTAGAATGGTTAGATGTTATTTTCTGTTATTACAAAATGATGACTGCATTATGCCATGTGTGTAGTAATGCATTTCTGATACCGACATAGAAACTGACGCACATTTGGTTAGATATTAGTTTAGTTTATTAGTCCTAAATATGGAGCCAGAGCTCTGATGGATCCGTCTGCTCCTTTCCATCACAGACCTCCTCCACAGTCTGCTGTCTGCTAGCCTTGTCCCTTATTTAAGCTATTTATTGTTTTACTTATGATAATCTAATACAAGACCTCTATGGCAGTTGTTAAAGATGCTCAGACAGTCTCAGTTAATTCAAAACTATATTTATTTAATATCTTGTTGGAGACGTTTGTAGGTCTGCATGGGGACACTGATTCGATGGGCGTTTGAATACAGTGTGCAATGAATGGAGTCAAATGTTATGGAGAACCTAGAGATCTGAAGAGTAGCCTGGCAGCCGGCAACGAGCTGATTAACAGCGTCACTGTGGTATTAGGACACTGTCAGAGTCAgtggcgtattatcgcctaggccaacaaggccaaggcctaggcctagggcggcaaatttgctcacgccccctccccaactctgccccttccccaaatccctggccagcctcctcccccaggcgcgccgcacttccctccttcctcccctgggagggagaagcgagtagcggcgcgatcggaggaggcagagcagaggtgagctggggcccacAGACACTGGGAGTAACTCGTGGGGGCCGGGAACTGCTCcccgccctagctcacctccgctccaccactgccatcccctgagtgcgccgcaactccccttccctcccaggtttgccgcgcgaaagtgctgggagggagggagaagcaagtACTGGCGTGCTCGGGAGATAGTGGAGGTGACCTGGGGCCGGCGGGCAAGGGGAGTAactcttcggggggggggggcagggaactgctccctgccccagctcaccatcaCTCCACCTCCGCcatcccctgagcatgccacaactctccttctccccactccctcccaggcttgccatgagggagcggaggtgagctggtgcgGGGGGGCGGCAATTTTTTGTGGgcctaggggcggcaaatttgttaatctgcCACTGGTCAGAGTAGGTTTACGTTCTGGATGGAATTCCATAGGACTACCTCCAGTCAAGGCTGGCTGGCTGATGCACTGAATTCGCACATCTAAGAGATGGCCCAGTTCTTTATCCTTCCTAGTCAACCCACACAACTTTCTGATCAGTGCTGGCTGGCTATGGGACCCTGGCAGAATAGGGTTTCCGGATAGCTTGTGTGTCTATACCCAAATCCCAGAAGACTTTGGGCTGGTGAATGACTGGAATCAATAAGTGAATATGACCCAAGGATGCAGATGTTCCAGAAACAACTACTCATGCTGGGATGGCTACAGAGTCATTCCATTGATAACTGTATTGGGCGCTTGGTCAAGTGACAAAAATCTCTTTTATGGCCCTACCACAGATGGTAAAAGCATCCTCTTTGCTTGTCATTTTAATCTCAGTTTCTGTAATAGAGTGAACCACAAAGCTTTTCTTTATACTTCTTCCTTTTCAATAGGTATTTACTATGTGTAAGGtctcatttaaatgtttttgtctGAATTAGAAAATACAAACATCAATATTAATAAACACTGAACAGTTTTTGCCTTTCCTGTCTTTGTTTTTACTCTCTACAGAAATCCTTCTTCCATCCCCGTCATCTCCTAAATGAATGCACAGATACATTCAAGATGCTGAGCCACGGATCTTCAGGAAACTGCACTGATCCTCATATGGGATTTCAGTCCTCCCTATACGCAACCACTTACACCATAATATTCATACCTGGTCTTCTGACAAACAGTGCTGCATTATGGGTTTTATGTCGCTTCATCAGGAAGAAAAACAAAGCTGTTATTTTTATGATTAATTTGGCTGTCGCTGATCTTGTACATGTTCTCTCATTACCTCTTCGAGTGTATTATTATATAAACCACACGTGGCCTTTTGGGAGTTTCCTTTGCCAGTTATGTTTCTACCTGAAGTATCTCAACATGTACGCAAGTATTTGTTTCCTTACCTGCATAAGCATTCAAAGGTACCTTTTCCTCCTCCATCCATTCAAAGCCAAAGACTGGAAGTGCAAGTATGATGTCACCATTAGTGCTGTTGTGTGGATCATTGTTGGGGCTGCTTGCTCACCAGTTCCAATCCTGAGAAGTCCTACCTTATCCAACAATACAAACACCTGCTTTGCAGATCTTGGAGTGAAGCAAATGACTATGGAAGCTTCTATTACTTCAGTAACAATAGCTGAATTATTAGGGTTTGTGGTCCCCCTAGTTATTATTGCATACTGCACTTGGAAAATGAGACACTCTCTACAGGAGTGTCAAGTGCCCTTGCAACAGAGAAGTGAGAAAGAGAAAGCTTTACGGATGATTCTGATGTGTGCAGCTGTATTCTTCATATGTTTCACACCATATCATATAAACTTTCCTTTATTTATGATGGTGAAACAGAATGTTATTACAAACTGCGCCATACGCAGAAGCACTCTTCATTTTCATCCAGTTTCTTTATGTCTTGCAAGTTTGAACTGTTGTCTGGATCCAATCCTCTACTACTTTATCACATCAGAGTTTCAGAACAAATTATTGCGATGTAGCGGCTTTGCCCTCAGGAGCTGTCTCGTGGACAAAGAGAGTGACTCATCTTTCCAAGAAAACAGCGATGATATTAAAACACAAAACCCTTTTTCACGTTTTAAATTTCGGTCTCTTCCAAAACTCTGGTCAAATAAATACACAGAAACTCCTCTAACTGAACCAGAGGTGCTTTTATTACAATAAGCTTTTTGAAACTCAAGACCATTTGTTCAGCATAGGTGCAGTCCAAAGCTCAAATGGAGATCACATTAAGCCCAGAAATATGCACTGAATAACATCTCTGGCCATTATATCCAGGGTATCCAGCACAGAAAGACATTTTaactttattgttttgtttttttaaatatcatccACCCCAATCACTACAACCTCCCCATGCAAAATTCTCTCACACTTCTTGAGTTACCGGTTATTTATCTTCCTTAAAAAGATGCTCCCGAATGTAATCCTAGCAGCTGATCTATATACATGGCCGCCGAGAGCAGGTTCGGGCCCCTcagcaagggcggaccagctaaacagggccgacaaaGCCAGGGAagctggggcccaggcccccttccagacagccaggccccggtaatttgtaccggcttcccccctgCCTCGTTGGCCCTGTCTATATATTGAAATACCATTGACCATAATGGGAATTCCAGCCACCAAACAGTTACAAAACAGCTACAACCTAGGGCTCCACATAGGCCATTTCCATTGCTGACACTGATGCACCCATAAAAATGTTATGTCATGGTTATGTCTCTGCTTTTAGACAATCCTTGCCCTAAAGGACTTTTACCCAAGGTACATTTAGAATATCTGGTATATCtgtgaatacattttaaaatcattaaaTTAATGTTTTCTAGTGAAAATAGTAGCTTGGTTTGAGTCTTGATTAATACAATTGTTTCAATGGATTTCAACAGAAAAGGAATAATTTCTGATAAGATAAAATATTTGACATTCTTGAAAATCCTATCAATATTCTGGGTTGCTGGGAAGGGTTCCATTTTTGCTTGAATTAATAGCAACAATACAGCCTTCAAAATGACAATTTATTCAGGAACAAGAGTGAATTAAACTTCAGCTTAAATACTAAGTCCAAAAAGTTCTAAGCTGCAGAAGCTCTGGAAAATTGTAGTTACTAGGCTGCACTTGTTCAGCAGAGAGGTCAGTTTattgagaaataaaaaaaaatgctttcaagCAACTCTGCTCTTCAGCAGGATTCACTCTGAAATACTCAATCCTTGTCTAGACTAGGGaaaaaaagttgttgtttttttaacctccACTGAGTTAGCTCATTTGAGCTAGTTAAGTCAATTGAAAGCCCCAGTTAATGTCACTGTAGGCACAGCTTAAAATTGGCAAGCTGTGTTTTAGACTATGTTTTCCCTGGAAAAATGTGTACTTTTATGTCAAGATAGCTCTATCAATGTAAAATCCTAGTAGAGACAACACACAGGTAGTTTTTACCTCAGTGTAGCTAGTTGAGGTCAACCCCAGGTGGAGGGCATAGTATTGAACCTCAGCTAGCTACACTGAGGTAAAAATCACCAGTTCATTGTCTCTGCTAAGATTttacattaaggttgcaaactcAAGTCAGTTACCTCTGTGTAAAAACATACCTTTTTTAGTGATGAAGACAGCCTTAGA
Encoded proteins:
- the LOC123377748 gene encoding putative P2Y purinoceptor 10, producing MLSHGSSGNCTDPHMGFQSSLYATTYTIIFIPGLLTNSAALWVLCRFIRKKNKAVIFMINLAVADLVHVLSLPLRVYYYINHTWPFGSFLCQLCFYLKYLNMYASICFLTCISIQRYLFLLHPFKAKDWKCKYDVTISAVVWIIVGAACSPVPILRSPTLSNNTNTCFADLGVKQMTMEASITSVTIAELLGFVVPLVIIAYCTWKMRHSLQECQVPLQQRSEKEKALRMILMCAAVFFICFTPYHINFPLFMMVKQNVITNCAIRRSTLHFHPVSLCLASLNCCLDPILYYFITSEFQNKLLRCSGFALRSCLVDKESDSSFQENSDDIKTQNPFSRFKFRSLPKLWSNKYTETPLTEPEVLLLQ